CTCTGGCATGTTTACGACTTCATATACTGCAAGGTTACTGAGGGGATGGATTGAGTGCAATGGGTTAAGAATTAAATGCCGGTGCCGATATTGGGGTTAAGTTACCAATTTAGAGTGTCAGCGAGTGAGAAACGTAAGTTTGACAGTCCTGCTGCTGTTGTTCAGCTCCGTCTGCTGGTCGGCGGAATCAACACAACAATCCCAGGCGCTGGTTTCAGCCGCCATGTTGGGGGATGTCGTTCGCATTAATGATCTTCTGGCGCAGGGTGTCGATGCCAACGGCACCAATCCTTCCGGCAGGACTCCCCTGCATATCGCGGCCTTCAACGGCAACCTGAAGAGCGTCAAGGCGCTCCTGGCCGCGGGTGCGGATCCCAACCTGGCGGATAGCAGAGGGATTACCCCGATTATGGAGGCGTCGGCATTTGGACATCTCGAGATTGTACGTTTGTTGTTGCAACGTGGTGTCGATGTGAACGCCTCTGATCAGGCGGGTAATACCGCCCTTGGTCTGTCGAACAGGGGTAAGCACGAAAAGGTGTCCGCCCTGCTTACTGAAATGGGTGCTATGGAGAGTCAGGATAAGGATGCCAAGTAGTGCTGTCTGGCAGATTGGTTTGATACTGATCAGTGTTTAGTAAGTAAAAGGATAAAGTGGCTGAATATTGAACAGTAACGTGAACAGGGTCTAAGTTAAGCTGGAAAACTACACGAATAATCTTAATTAAGTTATTGAATAGGCTTGTAAGGTAAATGAACAGACATCATCAACATCGTAAACCGGACTTCTTCGCCGTGGTCGTGGTGTTGGTCATGATCGGCTTTGGTCTGACATTGGCAGTACAAGTCAGTTTGGTTGATCGGCATCAGGTCGTGGACAGCGAGGTCACCGAGGTTGTACCCAAGGCGGGTTAGAAAACACCGCCGGCCTCAGAGATAGAACACCGATTTAGTCATCAATTTCGACGTCACTTTCATTGCAGCTTTGATGGGTGCGGGCAGATTCGCCCCGCCAGCCTCGAGCGCCACCGTTGCATGGTGGATCTCGTCCTCTTTCATCTGCTCGAGTATGGCAAGGCTCTTCTGATCCTGTGCCGGAATGCGTTGCATATGGTCATTCAAATGGGCCTCAACCTGATGTTCGGTCTCCGCCACGAAGCCAAGACTCCATTTGTCACCGGCCAGTCCCGCGGCTGCGCCGATCATGAATGAACCGGCATACCAGAAAGGGTTGAGCAGACTCTTCCGGTTATCCAATTCGTTGAGGCGGGTTTCACACCAGGCCAGGTGGTCATTCTCCTCTTGTGCCGCACGCTCCATGGTAGCGCGGATTTGCGGCAGTTTCGCTGTCAATGCCTGTCCCTGATAGAGGGCCTGGGCGCAAACCTCGCCGGTATGGTTGATCCTCATCAGGCGTGCAGCCAGATCCCGTTCCTGTTCGCTCATCTCCGCTTCATTGATGGTCTCGGCCGGATTGGCGCGCTCAGTCACCTGAGGCCGTCCGAACAGGGTGCGCAGGGCGCTGTCGATGCCGATCATGAAG
This sequence is a window from Candidatus Thiodiazotropha sp. LNASS1. Protein-coding genes within it:
- a CDS encoding ankyrin repeat domain-containing protein translates to MRNVSLTVLLLLFSSVCWSAESTQQSQALVSAAMLGDVVRINDLLAQGVDANGTNPSGRTPLHIAAFNGNLKSVKALLAAGADPNLADSRGITPIMEASAFGHLEIVRLLLQRGVDVNASDQAGNTALGLSNRGKHEKVSALLTEMGAMESQDKDAK
- the coq7 gene encoding 2-polyprenyl-3-methyl-6-methoxy-1,4-benzoquinone monooxygenase yields the protein MKERRFNSADHFMIGIDSALRTLFGRPQVTERANPAETINEAEMSEQERDLAARLMRINHTGEVCAQALYQGQALTAKLPQIRATMERAAQEENDHLAWCETRLNELDNRKSLLNPFWYAGSFMIGAAAGLAGDKWSLGFVAETEHQVEAHLNDHMQRIPAQDQKSLAILEQMKEDEIHHATVALEAGGANLPAPIKAAMKVTSKLMTKSVFYL